The Mytilus trossulus isolate FHL-02 chromosome 3, PNRI_Mtr1.1.1.hap1, whole genome shotgun sequence genome contains a region encoding:
- the LOC134710410 gene encoding ankyrin repeat domain-containing protein 17-like, translated as MLLNRGVNYNQCDNNKRSLLIKACSKGRTEFVKILLDNKVDYNKCDRQGQSSLMFACRYGHKQIVRMLLERRVDYNKCNKWRWSAVLYSCKHGHRDVLWMLILRGANINVCDNNGCSPVMIACKRGYTEMVKLLLDYKADYLKCNNKGQSLIMLACKYGRTEIVRILLDKGVDYNNCDKMGISPLMYACEHCHIDEVRMLLDIGADFNKYSDGLSLLLKAGKHGHFGLVKMLLEKGARLNESYPDGSSLLMNACENNHTETVNFLVNKEADFNECDFDGRSLLLNACKNNNFETACLLIEKGAELNKCDRLGQSPVIKACEHGHIKVVSLLLDKGADHDKVDRMGQSPIIKACENGHIEIVKVLLDKGAEFNKLNRSGQSPIMKACEHGHDQVVSLLLDKGADYDGLDRSGQSPVMEACRQGHENIVKQLIAKGADYDRLDKMGQSSLIVACEYGHTNIVRILLEKGADLNKCDRSGITPVMKACENGYPDILWMLLDREANCNEFDDNGSTPLTTACKLGHTKIVNLLLDKGADLNKCDFDEMSPVMVASELGFTEIVSILIDKGAEYVEPNIFGQSAVMCACWSGQIETMKLLLDRGADCNYSDNENASLLLRACENRHTDILKLLLERGADYNKWDENDQSPIMNACEHGYTEIVNILLHSGADFNKVDCNEQSPLSKACEHGNTEIVNLLLEKGAEFNKSDLNDQSALMKACEHGHTEIVSILLNKGLDCNKMDMNDHSSIMMACKHGHTKIVRMLMETGAEWDKCDNLDQSPVFMACEEGYTEIVKMLLETGVDLNRCDYNGQSPVMKACGHGHIKIVGMLIESIADFNKCDVYGHTALMMACTHGHTKVVKMLLDRGANYYKCDNNGKSPVQIASLNCHYDIVTMINKHALKENQN; from the coding sequence ATGTTACTTAACAGAGGAGTAAACTATAACCAATGTGACAACAATAAAAGATCACTTCTAATAAAGGCCTGTTCCAAAGGTCGTACTGAATTTGTCAAGATATTGTTAGACAACAAAGTAGACTATAATAAATGTGACAGACAGGGACAATCATCATTAATGTTTGCTTGTAGATATGGGCATAAACAAATAGTAAGGATGTTGCTAGAAAGAAGAGTCGactataacaaatgtaacaaatggCGTTGGTCAGCTGTACTGTATTCCTGTAAACATGGCCACAGAGACGTTTTATGGATGTTGATACTTCGAGGTGCAAACATAAATGTATGTGATAATAATGGATGTTCACCAGTAATGATTGCTTGTAAACGTGGCTATACAGAAATGGTAAAGCTGCTGTTAGATTACAAGGCAGACTATTTAAAATGCAACAATAAGGGACAGTCACTTATAATGCTTGCTTGTAAATATGGTCGTACAGAAATAGTTAGGATCTTATTAGATAAAGGGGTAGACTATAATAACTGCGACAAAATGGGAATTTCACCTCTAATGTACGCTTGCGAACATTGTCATATAGATGAAGTAAGGATGCTGTTAGATATCGGAGCAGACTTCAATAAATATAGTGATGGTTTATCACTTCTTTTGAAGGCTGGTAAACATGGTCATTTTGGTTTAGTTAAGATGTTGTTAGAAAAAGGAGCAAGATTGAATGAAAGTTACCCAGATGGATCTTCACTTTTAATGAATGCTTGTGAAAATAATCATACAGAAACAGTAAATTTTTTGGTAAACAAAGAAGCAGACTTTAATGAATGTGACTTTGATGGACGGTCTCTGCTATTGAATGcttgtaaaaataataactttgaGACAGCATGTTTGTTAATAGAAAAAGGAGCGGAGTTAAATAAATGTGACAGATTGGGTCAGTCACCTGTCATTAAAGCTTGTGAACATGGTCATATAAAAGTTGTTAGTTTGCTGTTAGACAAAGGAGCAGATCATGATAAAGTTGATAGAATGGGCCAGTCACCGATAATAAAGGCTTGTGAAAATGGACACATAGAAATTGTTAAAGTACTTTTAGACAAAGGCGCAGAATTTAATAAACTGAACAGATCGGGACAATCACCTATTATGAAGGCTTGTGAGCATGGTCATGACCAAGTCGTAAGTTTGTTGTTAGACAAAGGAGCAGATTATGATGGGCTTGACAGATCTGGTCAATCACCTGTAATGGAGGCTTGTAGACAAGGTcatgaaaatattgtaaaacaattgatagCAAAAGGAGCAGACTATGATAGATTGGACAAAATGGGTCAGTCTTCTTTGATTGTAGCTTGTGAATATGGTCATACAAATATAGTAAGAATATTATTAGAGAAAGGAGCAGACTTAAATAAATGTGACAGATCAGGTATAACACCTGTTATGAAGGCATGTGAAAATGGTTATCCAGATATACTATGGATGTTGTTAGATAGAGAAGCAAACTGCAATGAATTTGATGATAATGGGAGCACACCTTTAACGACAGCTTGTAAACTGGGTCATACAAAAATAGTAAATTTGCTGTTAGACAAAGGAGCCGACTTAAATAAATGTGATTTTGATGAAATGTCACCAGTAATGGTAGCTAGTGAACTTGGTTTTACAGAAATAGTAAGCATATTGATAGATAAAGGAGCAGAATATGTTGAACCTAACATTTTTGGTCAGTCAGCTGTCATGTGTGCTTGTTGGAGTGGTCAAATAGAAACCATGAAGCTGTTATTAGATAGAGGCGCAGACTGTAATTATAGTGACAATGAAAACGCCTCACTTTTACTAAGGGCGTGTGAAAATAGGCATACCGACATTTTAAAGTTGTTGTTAGAAAGAGGTGCAGACTATAATAAATGGGATGAAAATGATCAGTCGCCGATTATGAATGCTTGTGAACATGGTTATacagaaatagtaaatataCTATTACACAGCGGAGCAGACTTTAATAAAGTGGACTGTAACGAACAGTCACCTTTAAGTAAGGCGTGTGAACATGGTAATACAGAAATAGTGAATTTGTTATTAGAAAAAGGAGCAGAATTTAATAAATCAGACTTGAATGACCAGTCAGCTCTTATGAAGGCATGTGAACATGGTCATACAGAAATAgttagtattttgttaaacaaagGATTAGACTGTAATAAAATGGACATGAATGATCATTCATCAATTATGATGGCATGTAAACATGGTCATACAAAAATAGTAAGAATGTTGATGGAAACAGGAGCAGAATGGGATAAATGTGATAACCTGGATCAGTCACCTGTATTTATGGCTTGTGAAGAGGGTTATACAGAAATTGTAAAGATGTTGTTAGAAACAGGAGTAGATTTGAACCGATGTGACTATAATGGTCAGTCACCTGTAATGAAAGCTTGTGGACATGGTCATATAAAAATAGTTGGAATGCTGATTGAAAGTATAGCAGACTTTAACAAATGTGATGTATATGGTCACACAGCTTTAATGATGGCTTGTACGCATGGTCATACAAAAGTAGTAAAAATGTTGTTAGATCGAGGCGCAAACTATTATAAATGTGACAATAATGGCAAGTCACCCGTTCAAATTGCTTCTCTGAATTGTCATTATGATATAGTTACTATGATTAATAAACATGCTTTAAAGGAGAATCAAAATTAA